The genomic window aggaagaggaggaggaagaagaggaggaggagcctGAGCCCCCTCCTGAGCCCGAGAAACTTGTCAATGACAAACCCCACAAGTTCAAAGATCATTATTTCAAAAAGCCCAAGTTCTGTGATGTTTGTGCCCGGATGATTGTCCGTGAgtcctgagggtgctggggttgGGGGCTCTAAGTCAGGGTGAGGGCTCCAGCCCACCCATCTTCACAGCTGCAGTGTCACATTGCTTCTCCTCTGTCACTCTgtccccctctttttcccttgcCAGTCAACAACAAATTCGGCCTGAGGTGCAAGAACTGCAAAACCAACATCCACCACCACTGCCAGACCTACGTGGAGATGCAACGCTGCTTTGGGAAAATCGTGAGTGTTCCCACCAGCCCTGGGCTTGGCCACCTCCTCACAGAGAAGACCAAAGCACCACAGCTGGGAAAAGCCACCCAGATGCCATGACTCTCCTCTCCTTGTGGCTCTGATGGGGGGGGAGACCAAGGCATCACCCACCTGATGGGTGGGCACTCTTCTGAGTCCTTAGcatcccccctctccctgctcagctctcaTGGAAGTGCTCATGGATCTGGATTGTGGTTGTGTGGCTTGGATATGGGTGATGGTTGTGTGGGCTGGCTCTGGGTTGTGGTTTTGTGGGTTGGATCTGGGTTGTGGTTGATGCTCTGCCCCCCATCTCTGGTCAATATTCTTCCCTTCCAGCCCCCAGGGTTCCGCCGGGCGTACAGCTCACCCCTCTACAGTGACCAGCAAAACACCTGTGGCAAGGAGCCACTCTGTAAGTCCTGTCCCCATACCAGGGTGCCCCATCTCCCCCCTATGCCATCCCTGaacccctctccccacccctgtgccccagcagcagccaacaGAAGTGACCCCGTGTTCGAGACCCTGCGGACAGGAGTCATCATGGCCAACAAGGAGCGCAAGAAAGGGCAGAATGACAAGAAAAATGTGAGTGCAGGGTTGGCCTTCTTGCTCCAAATGCCCCAGGGGGGTTTCCTGGCACCACagcctgcctgcaccctgctgcCACCCACCCCCACCTTCCCTGCCCGCTCAGCATCTCCTgacagctttctgcttttcagcctTTGGCTGCTATGATGGACGAGGAACCAGAGGCCATGAAGCCAGGAGAGGGCAAAGCTGAGGGTGGTGAGTGAGCTGATTGAATGTGAGGGCCAAGGAACTGGAAGGGGGTGGTTGACCTCTGGCCAagaggatggggcagggaggtTGGTGGGGTTTGCCCTGCAGAAAGGGGCTCTTAAGTTTAGGTCTCCACAACACTTGAAGCTCTCTCTACTTCCTCTGGTTGACCCGAGCACAGGAGATCCTTGGGAGGAGAGCAGTCCTGGGATGGAGAGGCAGCACCAGGAGAGATGTAACCCCCATACTTCTGTTTTCAGGCACCTCTGAAGGGAACAAGAAGACTGAGAAGAGCCCAACAGATGACAAGGTTGGCAGCATCCTCACCTGCCTTGGAGCAGTctgggcagaggctgcagggatcTCCCTGCTGGGCTCCCTGGGGCTTTCCTTATTCTCTCTGAGGTCCCaaacttctctttcctccttccccagagcAAGAAGACACAGCCAGGGACTCGTGGTGGCTTTCCTCAGTCTCACTACTTTGTGGCACTTTATCGcttcaaagccctggagaaaGATGACCTGGATTTCCCGTGagctcccagccaggcagtgggcacagGGGTGATGAGGAGAAGGACAgtgggaaaaggggagaagtcCTCACCTCAACAGTGAGGCTTTAACGGCTGGGAGGGGTCTGTGGATGAATGAGGGCAAAAATTAGAGCCATGCTgcttgtggtttgggttttacGGCTGagccagctctcccagctcctgggcttTGGGCTCAAGCCTCATTCCCGAGGTTTCTTGTGTTTGTCTTGGTGTGGTTCCACTGATTTCCTGCACCCCAGCACTCACATACAGGACCTGTCTGTCCCTCAGCCCCTGGGCTCTGTGCATTCCTTGACCTTCTCTGACATGGGagctggtgctgtgggaagaGCAGTTTTCCCTGCAAACCTCGAGGTCTCTCATGGTGAGGGGTCCCTTCCCCCCTTCACTCTGAGcccttccttctcttcacaGGCCAGGGGAGAAGATCACAGTCGTGGATGACTCCAATGAGGAGTGGTGGAGGGTAAGGCTGGTGGTGTCCTACAGGCACCAAGGggaaagaggcagagctggggcagctaGAGATGCAAACTGCGCTCTAAGGGGGACACAGCTCTCCAAATCTGCCATGTCCTCACATCAACCCACAACCTGCAGGCTGTTTGTGATAGGGGAATCTGGGGGTGTCATACAGAttggttccaaccccccccacCTTGCTCCCATCCTCTGGCTTCTTTCAGGGAAAGATCGGTGAAAAAATTGGTTACTTCCCTCCCAACTTTATCATCCGGGTGCGGGCAGGCGAGAGGGTGCACAAGGTGACAAGGTCCTTCGTGGGCAACAAGGAGATTGGGCAGATCACACTCAAGAAGGATCAGGTGAGACAGAACCAGCCCGTGGGCCTCCAGCCCCCCACCTGCATCTCTGGCCCAGTCTCCCACCagaccccccccacccctcgTGGGTGCCCTGCTGCAccccccagctgctctctgccctgtccccacagtgctgccccagccccttgGATGAGGCCCACTCtgcccaacccccctgcctttcccctgctCTGTGGGTCCCCAAGAATCTCACTTGCACCCCTCTCACCCCCCAGATCGTGGTGCAGAAAGGTGAGGAGGTGAATGGCTACGTCAAAGTCTACACCGGCCGCAAAGTGGGGCTCTTCCCCGTGGACTTCCTGCAGGAGATCTGAGTGAGACCCCAGGGACCCCCCCAGATGGGGGGGGAATGGATGGACCCTGACTGCAGGGAGGTGCCAGAATtaagcagggatggggatggggacagggatggggatggcaGGCA from Calypte anna isolate BGI_N300 chromosome 33, bCalAnn1_v1.p, whole genome shotgun sequence includes these protein-coding regions:
- the STAC3 gene encoding SH3 and cysteine-rich domain-containing protein 3 isoform X1 → MTEKEVPEPPASPASGGKTMSRQLQKLKQLFQRKPKEETAPEPQPNGELVSPSGGPIYYIYEEEEEEEEEEEPEPPPEPEKLVNDKPHKFKDHYFKKPKFCDVCARMIVLNNKFGLRCKNCKTNIHHHCQTYVEMQRCFGKIPPGFRRAYSSPLYSDQQNTCGKEPLSANRSDPVFETLRTGVIMANKERKKGQNDKKNPLAAMMDEEPEAMKPGEGKAEGGTSEGNKKTEKSPTDDKSKKTQPGTRGGFPQSHYFVALYRFKALEKDDLDFPPGEKITVVDDSNEEWWRGKIGEKIGYFPPNFIIRVRAGERVHKVTRSFVGNKEIGQITLKKDQIVVQKGEEVNGYVKVYTGRKVGLFPVDFLQEI
- the STAC3 gene encoding SH3 and cysteine-rich domain-containing protein 3 isoform X2 codes for the protein MTEKEVPEPPASPASGGKTMSRLQKLKQLFQRKPKEETAPEPQPNGELVSPSGGPIYYIYEEEEEEEEEEEPEPPPEPEKLVNDKPHKFKDHYFKKPKFCDVCARMIVLNNKFGLRCKNCKTNIHHHCQTYVEMQRCFGKIPPGFRRAYSSPLYSDQQNTCGKEPLSANRSDPVFETLRTGVIMANKERKKGQNDKKNPLAAMMDEEPEAMKPGEGKAEGGTSEGNKKTEKSPTDDKSKKTQPGTRGGFPQSHYFVALYRFKALEKDDLDFPPGEKITVVDDSNEEWWRGKIGEKIGYFPPNFIIRVRAGERVHKVTRSFVGNKEIGQITLKKDQIVVQKGEEVNGYVKVYTGRKVGLFPVDFLQEI